A genomic region of Candidatus Brocadiaceae bacterium contains the following coding sequences:
- the rpsB gene encoding 30S ribosomal protein S2, which yields MEPVSIQSLIKAGFHFGHRTSRWNPKMAPYIFKRRNLIHIIDLRATLRGLLTARKVAQAVAARRQYVLFVGTKKQAAEVIQREAQHCGMPYVAERWPGGLLTNFVTIRQRLDRLAELEELEETGQIELYGKKMLSSLRREKRKILRNLGGVRNMDRLPSLLVVIDPAREHIAVKEARKLAIPVVALTDTDGDPNWLDVVVPGNDDSYGAVEIFLKTVSEAIVAGSAPRAGTPPKAEAEPEAPRAAAPAEPETAPATPTADGAGSPSVPAAAAPEGASTEGDPDAEGPAADGV from the coding sequence TTGGAGCCAGTCAGTATTCAGAGCCTGATCAAGGCGGGGTTTCACTTCGGCCATCGGACGAGCCGCTGGAACCCGAAGATGGCGCCGTACATCTTCAAGCGGCGCAACCTGATCCACATCATCGACCTGCGGGCAACGCTGCGCGGGCTGCTGACGGCCCGGAAGGTCGCCCAGGCCGTGGCCGCACGGCGGCAGTACGTGCTCTTCGTCGGCACGAAGAAGCAGGCGGCCGAGGTGATCCAGCGCGAGGCCCAGCACTGCGGCATGCCGTACGTGGCGGAGCGCTGGCCCGGCGGGCTCCTGACCAACTTCGTCACCATCCGCCAGCGGCTGGATCGGCTGGCCGAACTCGAGGAACTCGAGGAGACCGGCCAGATCGAGCTGTACGGCAAGAAGATGCTCTCGTCGCTCCGGCGTGAGAAGCGGAAGATCCTGCGCAACCTCGGCGGTGTGCGCAACATGGACCGGCTGCCGAGCCTGCTGGTCGTCATCGACCCGGCGCGCGAGCACATCGCCGTCAAGGAGGCCCGCAAGCTGGCCATTCCGGTCGTGGCCCTGACGGACACCGACGGCGATCCGAACTGGCTCGACGTCGTGGTGCCGGGGAACGACGATTCGTACGGGGCCGTCGAGATCTTCCTGAAGACGGTCTCCGAGGCGATCGTCGCCGGCAGCGCCCCACGGGCCGGCACTCCGCCGAAGGCCGAAGCGGAGCCGGAGGCGCCCAGGGCCGCGGCGCCCGCAGAGCCGGAGACGGCGCCGGCAACCCCGACGGCGGACGGCGCCGGCAGCCCGTCCGTGCCGGCTGCGGCGGCCCCCGAGGGAGCCTCGACCGAAGGCGATCCGGACGCCGAGGGCCCCGCCGCCGACGGCGTGTAA
- a CDS encoding PAS domain S-box protein, whose amino-acid sequence MSDPRSRLPWAPTPDAVQELLGGPHVWLMALDRAGRALLWSEGAERLSGWPASDVVGGDAFWERLFPDPRYSGFVRDGCLCSPGACGLEVAICRRDGSACVLQWHVFPPADGADGVRLVVGHERRDRATVVRTIEHPERFFEKFLAGLSVGVFQVRRQGARLDKAANPTLARMLGFGSTQELLDFDHDLLVPASERARVEELLNLHGSVRDSEVDLVRRDGTVLQASINARVLRDADGRLQMVTGTVEDTAERRAAQQALKASKEKYRQLVEGVGEPILTVDEHGVCLAMNQVAARYAGGDASTFEGRPLRDIFPLDAANAFLRIARSVIDTARPQRHELQVMLQGKETWLQMRACPVRGVGGEARVQILALDITDRKSAEGEVLLYQQRLRALASRLSDTEERERRRLAADLHANISQSLALAIMNLGVLRGSATRPREADGLRTIQDLVEQALLAARTLTCELSPPVLSELGFEEALEWLAEITGERYALAVRVEHDGLPLVISEHARTVLFKAVQELLTNVGRHAAAREAVVAVRADASDVVVSVSDDGCGMREGSDAARPARGGGFGLFNVREQIRQLGGAVRVRSRPGEGTCILLTLPLRDAEADGQGAPA is encoded by the coding sequence GTGTCTGACCCACGTTCCCGTCTGCCTTGGGCTCCGACGCCGGACGCGGTGCAGGAGCTTCTGGGGGGTCCGCACGTCTGGCTGATGGCCCTGGACCGGGCCGGCCGGGCGCTGCTGTGGAGCGAGGGTGCCGAGCGTCTCAGCGGCTGGCCGGCATCGGACGTGGTGGGCGGCGACGCGTTCTGGGAGCGGCTGTTCCCCGACCCGCGCTACAGCGGGTTCGTGCGGGACGGCTGCCTCTGCTCGCCCGGCGCGTGCGGCCTGGAGGTGGCGATCTGCCGGCGGGACGGATCCGCCTGCGTCCTGCAGTGGCACGTGTTCCCTCCGGCCGACGGGGCGGATGGGGTGCGGCTGGTCGTCGGACACGAGAGGCGCGACCGCGCGACCGTGGTGCGCACGATCGAACACCCGGAGCGGTTCTTCGAGAAGTTCCTGGCCGGCCTGAGCGTCGGCGTCTTCCAGGTGCGCCGGCAGGGGGCGCGTCTCGACAAGGCGGCGAACCCGACCCTGGCCCGGATGCTGGGCTTCGGGAGCACCCAGGAACTGCTGGACTTCGACCACGACCTGCTGGTGCCCGCCTCCGAGCGGGCCAGGGTGGAGGAACTCCTGAACCTGCACGGCTCCGTGCGCGACTCAGAGGTTGACCTTGTCCGTCGGGACGGCACGGTGCTGCAGGCGAGCATCAATGCGCGGGTGTTGCGCGACGCCGATGGGCGCCTGCAGATGGTGACCGGCACGGTCGAGGACACCGCGGAACGCCGAGCCGCCCAGCAGGCGCTGAAGGCCAGCAAGGAGAAGTACCGCCAACTGGTGGAGGGCGTGGGCGAACCCATCCTGACCGTCGATGAGCACGGAGTGTGTCTGGCCATGAACCAGGTCGCCGCGCGCTACGCCGGAGGGGACGCGAGCACGTTCGAAGGGCGGCCGCTCCGGGACATCTTCCCCCTGGATGCCGCCAACGCCTTCCTGCGGATTGCCCGGAGCGTGATCGACACGGCCCGCCCGCAGAGACACGAGCTGCAGGTGATGCTGCAGGGGAAGGAGACGTGGCTCCAGATGCGTGCCTGCCCGGTGCGGGGCGTCGGGGGCGAGGCGCGGGTCCAGATCCTGGCGCTGGACATCACCGACCGGAAATCGGCCGAAGGCGAAGTGCTGCTCTACCAGCAACGGCTCCGCGCGCTGGCTTCCCGGCTCTCGGACACTGAGGAGCGCGAACGCCGGCGCCTGGCGGCTGACCTTCACGCCAACATCAGTCAGTCGCTGGCGCTCGCCATCATGAACCTGGGCGTCCTGCGGGGCTCGGCGACCCGGCCGCGGGAGGCCGACGGGCTGCGGACGATCCAGGACCTTGTGGAACAGGCCCTGCTGGCCGCCCGGACGCTGACCTGCGAACTGAGCCCCCCCGTGCTGTCGGAACTCGGCTTCGAGGAGGCGCTGGAGTGGCTTGCGGAGATCACCGGCGAGCGGTACGCCCTGGCCGTGCGCGTGGAGCACGACGGCCTGCCCCTGGTTATCTCCGAACACGCCCGGACCGTGCTGTTCAAGGCCGTCCAGGAACTGCTGACCAACGTGGGGCGGCACGCCGCGGCCAGGGAGGCGGTTGTGGCAGTGCGGGCGGACGCCAGCGACGTGGTGGTGAGCGTCAGCGACGATGGCTGCGGGATGCGCGAGGGCTCGGACGCCGCCCGGCCGGCCCGGGGAGGCGGATTCGGCCTCTTCAACGTCAGGGAGCAGATCCGGCAGCTCGGGGGCGCGGTCCGCGTGCGGTCACGGCCGGGTGAGGGCACGTGCATCCTCCTGACGCTGCCTCTGCGCGATGCCGAGGCCGACGGCCAGGGAGCGCCCGCATGA
- a CDS encoding TldD/PmbA family protein, with protein sequence MKEKLRELCASLPADYADARIHEGTSTSINYSGRELEDIGERTSRGGCVRVLKNGGWGFATFNDLDDVERYARMAVRQAELVGGQKFALAPVEPVRQTYRTQVESDPADVPLEDKQRMCERYNRLILGSARVQTSMVVYRDSRGTSWFASSEGSLIEQEYVFCGALVGAIAVDGSNIQRAFESNGDLRGFAKVTAMEADCERAVRRAVESLDARPVEAGTYTVIVDPKLCGVFVHEAFGHLSESDFLYENPRLKEIMQIGRRFGPEFLNIIDDGSRQGEAGFIAFDSEGVPGSRTPLIEGGVLTGRLHNRETAAKMGEAPTGNARAISYRHPPIVRMTNTFMEPGETPFEEMLADTDDGLYCVGMLGGQTNMEMFTFSAEEAYRIRGGKIAEKVRDVVLTGNVFQTLRNIDCLGNDFRMHGGLGGCGKGGQSPLRVGDGGPHCRIRNVVIGGR encoded by the coding sequence ATGAAAGAGAAGCTCCGGGAGCTGTGCGCGAGTCTGCCGGCCGACTACGCGGACGCGCGCATCCACGAAGGCACCTCGACCAGCATCAACTACTCCGGCCGCGAGCTGGAGGACATCGGCGAGCGCACGTCGCGCGGCGGCTGCGTGCGCGTGCTCAAGAACGGCGGATGGGGCTTCGCCACGTTCAACGATCTGGACGACGTGGAGCGCTATGCCCGCATGGCCGTCCGGCAGGCGGAGCTGGTCGGCGGGCAGAAGTTCGCCCTGGCACCCGTCGAGCCCGTGCGGCAGACCTACCGAACGCAGGTGGAGAGCGATCCGGCCGACGTCCCGCTGGAAGACAAGCAGCGGATGTGCGAGCGCTACAACCGCCTCATACTGGGCAGCGCACGCGTGCAGACGAGCATGGTGGTCTACCGCGACAGCCGCGGCACCTCCTGGTTCGCCAGCTCCGAGGGCAGCCTGATCGAGCAGGAATACGTCTTCTGCGGCGCACTCGTCGGCGCCATCGCCGTCGACGGCTCCAACATCCAGCGCGCGTTCGAGTCCAACGGCGACCTGCGCGGGTTCGCAAAGGTGACCGCCATGGAGGCCGACTGCGAGCGTGCGGTCCGCCGCGCGGTCGAATCGCTCGACGCCCGGCCGGTCGAGGCCGGCACCTACACCGTCATCGTCGATCCGAAGCTCTGCGGCGTGTTCGTCCACGAGGCGTTCGGGCACCTGAGCGAGTCCGACTTCCTGTATGAGAACCCCCGCCTGAAGGAGATCATGCAGATCGGGCGGCGGTTCGGCCCCGAGTTCCTCAACATCATCGACGACGGCTCGCGGCAGGGCGAGGCCGGCTTCATCGCCTTCGACAGCGAGGGCGTGCCCGGCTCGCGCACGCCGCTGATCGAGGGCGGCGTCCTGACCGGCCGCCTGCACAACCGCGAGACGGCCGCCAAGATGGGCGAGGCGCCCACGGGCAATGCCCGCGCCATCTCCTACCGCCATCCGCCGATCGTGCGCATGACCAACACGTTCATGGAGCCCGGAGAGACGCCGTTCGAGGAGATGCTGGCCGATACCGACGACGGCCTCTACTGCGTGGGCATGCTGGGGGGACAGACGAACATGGAGATGTTCACCTTCAGCGCCGAGGAGGCCTACCGCATCCGCGGCGGCAAGATCGCCGAGAAGGTCCGCGACGTGGTGCTGACGGGCAACGTGTTCCAGACGCTCCGGAACATCGACTGCCTGGGCAACGACTTCCGCATGCACGGCGGCCTCGGAGGCTGCGGCAAGGGCGGCCAGAGCCCGCTGCGCGTCGGCGACGGCGGCCCCCACTGCCGCATACGCAACGTGGTCATCGGCGGCCGCTGA
- a CDS encoding TldD/PmbA family protein yields the protein MTDGAAEAILEAAAKRFGHAEVFEETSEAIEVSFEDNRLKEITTVQVRGIGLRVIRDGRIGFASTTDLRDPARLVDMAGASAEFGDEARFAFPTQPAGIEAPATWDDDVPAVQAARLVEMGREGLEMSLRASPEYLYGCGVSRATGSQRILNSAGLDVRQRATSMSASVGIQEISEAGFLQVYEYTTSGRVIDSVADLTRETLQKMRDASVVVPARLEAMPMIFTPKALGNLLAPLSVALNGKHVHKGSSVLRGRLGEQILDARITLTDDPTVPFAAGTRATDDEGLPARRTHLFDRGVLKTFRTDLQTAALLGVEPGANAARGYSSRPVPSSSNVIVAPGDTSLDDMIAGMKRGVVVDQTLGSGQSNVLAGEFSVNLDLGFLVENGRVVGRVKDCMVAGNVYEILRQLEAVGSEARWLGGTCAPPLMVGGLKLAAQG from the coding sequence ATGACAGACGGCGCAGCAGAAGCCATCCTGGAGGCCGCGGCCAAGCGCTTCGGCCATGCCGAGGTCTTCGAGGAAACCAGCGAGGCCATCGAGGTCAGCTTCGAGGACAACCGTCTCAAGGAAATCACCACCGTGCAGGTGCGCGGCATCGGCCTGCGCGTCATCCGCGACGGCCGCATCGGGTTCGCCTCCACGACCGACCTGCGCGACCCCGCCCGCCTGGTCGACATGGCCGGGGCCAGCGCCGAGTTCGGCGACGAGGCCCGCTTCGCGTTCCCCACACAGCCCGCCGGCATCGAGGCCCCCGCCACGTGGGACGACGACGTCCCGGCCGTGCAGGCCGCCCGGCTGGTTGAGATGGGCCGCGAGGGACTCGAGATGAGCCTCCGGGCCAGCCCCGAATACCTCTACGGCTGCGGCGTGTCGCGGGCGACCGGGAGCCAGCGAATCCTGAACTCCGCCGGGCTCGACGTCCGGCAGCGGGCCACCAGCATGTCCGCCAGCGTCGGCATCCAGGAGATCTCCGAGGCCGGCTTCCTCCAGGTCTACGAATACACAACCTCCGGTCGCGTGATCGACTCCGTGGCCGACCTGACCAGGGAGACCCTGCAGAAGATGCGGGACGCCTCCGTCGTCGTGCCCGCGCGACTGGAGGCCATGCCGATGATCTTCACCCCCAAAGCCCTCGGCAACCTGCTGGCCCCGCTCTCGGTCGCCCTCAACGGCAAGCACGTCCACAAGGGCTCCAGCGTTCTGCGCGGCCGGCTGGGCGAGCAGATACTCGACGCGCGCATCACCCTCACCGACGACCCCACGGTGCCCTTTGCGGCCGGAACACGCGCCACCGACGACGAGGGACTGCCCGCGCGCCGCACGCACCTGTTCGACCGAGGCGTCCTGAAGACGTTCCGCACCGACCTGCAGACGGCCGCCCTGCTGGGCGTGGAGCCGGGCGCCAACGCCGCCCGGGGCTACTCCAGCCGCCCGGTGCCGTCCTCCAGCAACGTGATCGTCGCCCCCGGCGACACGTCGCTCGACGACATGATCGCCGGCATGAAGCGCGGCGTCGTCGTGGACCAGACGCTCGGCAGCGGCCAGAGCAACGTGCTGGCCGGCGAGTTCAGCGTCAACCTCGACCTGGGCTTCCTGGTCGAGAACGGCCGCGTCGTCGGCCGCGTGAAGGACTGCATGGTCGCCGGCAACGTCTACGAAATCCTCAGGCAACTGGAGGCAGTCGGGAGCGAGGCCCGCTGGCTGGGCGGCACCTGCGCCCCGCCCCTGATGGTGGGCGGGCTGAAGCTGGCCGCCCAGGGCTGA
- a CDS encoding site-specific DNA-methyltransferase, giving the protein MCEFVDCVFCQDCVDGMAARLPDEAIDVIVTSPPYNIGIRYNTHRDDMPFGEYLDWMGRVAEQCRRVLRPDGSFFLNVGDRPSDELRSLRIVERFLAAGLRLQNTIHWVKSIAAPEEGVNMGHYKPVNSPRFLNNCQEYIFHLSRAGRVPLDKLAIGVPYQDKSNIGRWKAAGRDIRDRGNTWYIPYETVQEAKAHPAAFPDRLPEMCIRLHGLREAPPLVVLDPFLGTGTTAAAAVRLGCRYVGFEKDPQYVAIAHRRLRPGPLF; this is encoded by the coding sequence ATGTGTGAATTCGTCGACTGCGTGTTCTGTCAGGACTGCGTGGACGGCATGGCGGCGCGCCTGCCCGACGAGGCCATCGACGTGATCGTGACCTCGCCACCCTACAACATCGGCATCCGCTACAACACCCATCGCGACGACATGCCCTTCGGCGAGTACCTCGACTGGATGGGGCGCGTGGCCGAGCAGTGCCGGCGCGTCCTGCGGCCGGACGGCTCGTTCTTCCTGAACGTGGGCGACCGGCCCTCCGACGAACTCCGCTCCCTGCGCATCGTGGAGCGCTTCCTGGCCGCCGGGCTGCGCCTCCAGAACACCATCCACTGGGTCAAGTCCATCGCCGCCCCCGAGGAAGGCGTCAACATGGGCCACTACAAGCCGGTGAACAGCCCGCGCTTCCTCAACAACTGCCAGGAGTACATCTTCCACCTCTCGCGCGCCGGCCGGGTGCCGCTCGACAAGCTGGCCATCGGCGTCCCCTATCAGGACAAGAGCAACATCGGGCGCTGGAAGGCCGCCGGACGCGACATCCGGGACCGCGGCAACACCTGGTATATCCCCTATGAAACCGTCCAGGAGGCCAAGGCGCACCCGGCCGCGTTCCCGGACAGACTGCCGGAGATGTGCATCCGGCTGCACGGCCTGCGGGAGGCCCCGCCGCTGGTTGTTCTGGACCCGTTCCTGGGCACGGGCACGACGGCGGCGGCGGCCGTTCGCCTGGGCTGCCGCTACGTGGGCTTCGAGAAGGACCCGCAGTACGTGGCGATTGCGCACCGGCGGCTGCGGCCCGGCCCGCTGTTCTGA
- the metG gene encoding methionine--tRNA ligase subunit beta: MTTENGDEAMISYQDFKKVELKVGKVLSVEDHPNADKLLVIRVDLGEETPRTLVAGLKPYYRPEQLEGRRVVVVANLEPAQLRGVASNGMLLAAQDGETVSVLTPDADVAPGSTVL, encoded by the coding sequence ATGACCACAGAAAACGGGGACGAGGCGATGATCAGCTATCAGGACTTCAAGAAGGTGGAACTGAAGGTCGGCAAGGTGCTCTCAGTCGAAGACCATCCGAACGCGGACAAGCTGCTGGTGATCCGTGTGGACCTGGGCGAGGAGACGCCGCGGACGCTTGTGGCCGGCCTGAAGCCGTACTACAGGCCGGAACAGCTCGAAGGCAGGCGGGTCGTCGTGGTGGCGAATCTGGAGCCGGCGCAACTGCGGGGCGTGGCCAGCAACGGCATGCTGCTGGCGGCACAGGACGGCGAGACGGTGTCGGTGCTGACGCCCGATGCGGACGTGGCGCCCGGCTCGACCGTGCTCTGA
- the aroB gene encoding 3-dehydroquinate synthase: METVHVELGGRSYDVVVGCDILDQFGPELARRGLLRANVAVFTSPVVGAHYYAPVARSLAEAGAASVGRHDIPDGEAHKDLDHFCRAVRYLAQSAPDPSVKPLVVTLGGGVVGDLGGFAAATFRRGVDFVQVPTTLLAAVDSSVGGKTAVNLPEGKNLVGAFHQPRLVYADVGTLRTLPRREVRSGLAEIIKHGAVLDGKLFELLEDRAKDAADPDADLLVRLVPWNVRVKAAVVRQDEREERGVRICLNFGHTIGHAVEKAADGRLTHGEAVAVGMMAAARLSVDSGLCGADVRERLEAVIAAAGLPTRAPGLDIDRVQGHMAHDKKFVTGRNRFVLLSGIGEWTAREDVPEDMIRAATREVLAPAGGPQ; this comes from the coding sequence ATGGAGACGGTACACGTAGAGCTGGGCGGACGGTCCTACGACGTCGTGGTCGGGTGCGACATCCTCGACCAGTTCGGCCCGGAACTGGCACGGCGCGGGCTCCTTCGGGCCAACGTCGCCGTCTTCACCAGCCCGGTCGTCGGCGCGCACTACTATGCACCCGTCGCGCGAAGCCTGGCCGAGGCCGGCGCCGCCAGCGTTGGCCGGCACGACATCCCCGACGGCGAGGCACACAAGGACCTGGACCATTTCTGCCGGGCGGTCAGGTACCTGGCGCAGTCTGCGCCCGATCCGTCCGTCAAGCCGCTCGTCGTCACTCTGGGCGGAGGCGTCGTGGGCGATCTGGGCGGGTTCGCAGCGGCAACGTTCCGTCGCGGCGTTGACTTCGTGCAGGTGCCGACGACGCTCCTGGCCGCCGTCGACAGCAGTGTGGGCGGCAAGACGGCGGTCAACCTGCCGGAGGGCAAGAACCTGGTGGGGGCCTTCCACCAGCCGCGCCTTGTCTACGCCGACGTGGGCACGCTGCGCACACTGCCCCGGCGGGAGGTGCGTTCGGGGCTGGCGGAGATCATCAAGCACGGCGCCGTGCTGGACGGGAAGCTGTTCGAACTCCTGGAGGACCGCGCGAAGGACGCGGCCGATCCGGACGCCGACCTGCTGGTGCGGCTCGTGCCCTGGAACGTGCGTGTCAAGGCCGCCGTCGTGCGCCAGGACGAGCGGGAGGAACGCGGCGTACGCATCTGCCTGAACTTCGGCCACACGATCGGCCATGCCGTCGAGAAGGCCGCTGACGGCCGGCTGACGCACGGAGAAGCCGTGGCGGTGGGCATGATGGCGGCCGCGCGGCTGTCGGTCGACAGCGGCCTGTGCGGTGCGGACGTGCGGGAACGGCTCGAAGCGGTCATCGCGGCGGCCGGCCTGCCCACACGGGCGCCCGGACTGGACATCGACCGCGTGCAGGGACACATGGCACACGACAAGAAGTTCGTGACCGGCCGCAACCGCTTCGTGCTGCTGAGCGGCATCGGGGAGTGGACGGCGCGCGAGGACGTGCCGGAGGACATGATCCGGGCGGCGACACGCGAAGTGCTGGCTCCGGCCGGCGGACCGCAATGA
- a CDS encoding response regulator transcription factor, protein MSIRILLVDDHKIMRQGLRALIENEPDLKVVGEAANGREAVGIARTCLPEVILMDVAMPELNGVEATRQLRMAIPASRVVALSIHHDRRFVTHMMRAGASGYVLKGCSFEELVRAVRAVAGGHTYLTPAVAGALAEGYADALASRGDLRSGQLSPREREVLQLLAEGLNTKEAAARLGIQPKTVAVHRHRIMRKLGVDTAAEMVRWAIQDGLTSIGT, encoded by the coding sequence ATGAGCATCCGAATCCTGCTGGTGGACGACCACAAGATCATGCGGCAGGGGCTGCGCGCCCTGATCGAGAACGAGCCGGACCTCAAGGTCGTGGGGGAGGCCGCCAACGGCCGCGAGGCCGTCGGCATCGCCCGGACATGCCTGCCCGAGGTCATCCTGATGGACGTGGCCATGCCCGAACTGAACGGTGTGGAGGCCACCCGGCAGCTCCGCATGGCCATCCCGGCCAGCCGCGTGGTGGCCCTGTCCATCCACCACGACCGCCGGTTCGTCACCCACATGATGCGCGCCGGCGCCTCCGGCTACGTTCTGAAGGGCTGCAGCTTCGAGGAACTGGTCCGGGCGGTGCGGGCCGTGGCCGGCGGGCACACCTACCTGACCCCCGCCGTGGCCGGCGCGTTGGCCGAGGGCTATGCCGACGCCCTGGCCTCCCGCGGCGATCTGCGCAGCGGCCAGCTCAGCCCTCGCGAGCGCGAGGTGCTTCAACTGCTCGCCGAGGGCCTGAACACAAAGGAGGCCGCCGCCCGCCTGGGCATTCAGCCCAAAACGGTAGCCGTCCACCGCCACCGGATCATGCGCAAACTGGGCGTGGACACGGCGGCCGAGATGGTCAGATGGGCCATTCAGGACGGCCTGACGTCCATCGGGACGTGA